In Nicotiana tabacum cultivar K326 chromosome 19, ASM71507v2, whole genome shotgun sequence, one DNA window encodes the following:
- the LOC107800812 gene encoding kirola-like has product MGVKGKLIASLEVKSGGHSVQDIFHVNTHHIPNISPSKINHFEIHEGQIIKVGSIVSWKYNEDGKEKIVKEVIEAFDHQKKSITWKVIEGDLLELYNYFTIITSSEDQWTTWTLVYEKKTEGTPEPLAFMGVVLDLTKDIDAHLLKK; this is encoded by the exons ATGGGTGTGAAGGGCAAGTTGATTGCTTCATTAGAGGTGAAGAGTGGAGGACACTCTGTTCAGGATATTTTTCACGTTAATACCCATCATATACCCAACATAAGCCCTAGTAAGATCAACCATTTTGAGATTCATGAAGGTCAAATTATAAAGGTTGGTTCGATCGTTAGCTGGAAATACAACGAGG ATGGAAAAGAAAAGATTGTTAAGGAAGTGATTGAAGCCTTCGATCATCAGAAGAAATCAATCACTTGGAAAGTGATCGAAGGAGATTTGTTAGAGTTGTATAATTACTTCACTATTATCACATCCAGTGAAGATCAGTGGACTACATGGACATTAGTGTACGAGAAGAAAACTGAAGGCACCCCTGAGCCCCTCGCTTTCATGGGTGTAGTCCTTGATTTGACCAAAGATATAGATGCCCACCTTCTCAAGAAATAA